From a single Clupea harengus chromosome 24, Ch_v2.0.2, whole genome shotgun sequence genomic region:
- the LOC116219088 gene encoding GTPase IMAP family member 9-like, translating into MVLVGKTGAGKSASANTILGREGFESKMSPNSVTKECRLHVVKSGGKTISVTDTLGVYDTYLDDEALRGELESCIYMTAPGPHVFLLVISLRVRYSKEEKDAVQWICDNFGKEALQYVVVLFTHTDGLKNRPLERYVGESEDLQTLIRDCGDRFHGFNNNDRNPNQVTELLQKIECMVESNRERGKEHYTNDIYKTAQKQIEDARRLKKGKEIALGVAAGVGVTAAVSGGVVLGVTSLLILPGLLIGVGAAAAVGGGVALLVKKLSESKNSEHDVLRNNI; encoded by the coding sequence ATGGTGCTGGTGGGGAAGACTGGAGCAGGGAAGAGTGCATCagcaaacaccatcctgggaagaGAAGGCTTTGAATCTAAGATGTCACCTAATTCTGTGACAAAAGAGTGTAGGTTACATGTGGTCAAGTCAGGTGGAAAGACCATCTCAGTTACTGACACTCTGGGTGTGTATGACACATATTTAGATGATGAGGCTTTGAGGGGTGAGTTGGAAAGCTGTATTTACATGACAGCTCCTGGACCCCATGTGTTCCTGCTAGTGATCAGTCTTAGGGTTAGATACAGCAAGGAAGAGAAGGATGCAGTGCAGTGGATCTGTGATAATTTTGGGAAGGAAGCTTTACAGTATGTAGTCGTACTCTTCACTCACACTGATGGGCTCAAAAATAGGCCTTTAGAGCGATATGTTGGTGAAAGTGAGGATCTCCAGACACTCATTAGGGACTGTGGGGACAGATTTCATGGTTTTAACAATAATGACAGAAATCCAAATCAGGTCACTGAACTGCTGCAGAAAATTGAATGCATGGtggagagcaatagagagaggggaaaagaacacTATACTAATGACATATACAAGACAGCCCAGAAACAGATTGAAGACGCTAGGAGACTAAAGAAGGGAAAAGAAATAGCTCTGGGTGTGGCTGCTGGTGTAGGAGTGACAGCAGCAGTATCTGGAGGAGTTGTGCTCGGAGTCACAAGTCTCCTGATCCTCCCAGGGCTGTTGATTGGAGTAGGGGCCGCAGCAGCAGTGGGAGGTGGAGTGGCGCTCCTTGTAAAAAAATTATCCGAATCAAAGAATTCGGAACATGATGTTTTGAGAAATAACATTTAA